One Vibrio sp. CDRSL-10 TSBA genomic window, GCTCGCTTACCTTGATATTGATAATTTTAAAGCCATCAATGACCTGTACGGACACTATATTGGCGACCAGATCATTCGGTTTGTCGCGAATTCGATTGTGCAATGCGTACGTGAAGAGAAACCTGACCTTTCGGATTGCCGGCGATGAGTTCGCTTTTATCACCTACTCATCAGACCCGCTCAAAATTTGCCGCTCCATTCTCGATAAGCTCGAACAAGGCTACTTCGACCCGTCCCATCGCATCAAAGTCGGCCTCAGTATCGGTATTGCGAAAAAAGGACCGGAAGCGATCAGCGCTGACCAGCTGATACTCAATGCCAGCCTGGCGCTGAAAGATTGTAAACAGAGCCGCAGCAGCCAGATTCGCTGCTATGACACCCATCTGAGCAGTCAATATCACCGCCGCACTCAAATCATTGACGCTCTGCGCAGTGAACTGGATAAAACCAGTGTCACCGAGGCGGAGATTTTTATCGTCGTACAGCCAATCGTGCAGCGAGGCCAAAGCGATTGGAACTATTATGAAGTCCTGGCACGCTGGAATCACCCCAGCATGGGCTTCATCTCTCCGGTTGAATTTATCGAAGCAGCCGAACAGTCCGGGCTAATCATTGAACTTGGGGAGCGTATTGTAGAACTGGCCTGTGAAGCCAAAGCTGCGTTAGAGGCGGAACTGGGTTACAAAGTTAAGCTAGGGCTAAACTGCTCAGCGTATGAATTAACCAATTCGACCCGTTATCTCAATCACTTGATGCACACACTCAACCATTATCAGTTCGCTCCGCATGAGTTCACCATTGAGCTGACCGAAACGGTGCTGCTGTTACAGACCAATGAGGTGAAGTACATTCTCGACCGGCTGAGAGAACTCGGTTTTACTGTCGCATTGGATGATTTTGGCACCGGCTACTCCAGTCTCAACTACATCCATAGCTATCCGATCGACTGCATCAAGATAGACGCCAGCTTTATTCGCAATATGTTGTGCAACGAGAACTCAGAGCGGGTGGTCTGGCTGATTATCCAGCTCGCCAAACAGTTACAGGTCGACTTGGTCGCCGAAGGCGTGGAAAGTCAGGATGAGTTAGACAAGCTCTATTCGATGGGCTGTGAGCAAATTCAGGGCTACTTTTTCTCAAAACCGGACAGGCCGGCCCACATTGCTCAGCTGTGGCGTGAAAACCGCGCTAAGCTGGCCGGTACCCGTTCAGAAAACGCCGAACAGACCAGTCGTCCCGATCAAAGTAATCATCCCGATCAAGACAATTATCGCGATTAACCCTCATCATCGCGCTTAACACGGCAGCGAGGTTAGTGGTAGTCACGAGGTTTGGCGGAGCGAGCACATAAAAAAAGGCCCTGTAAAACAGGGCCTTTATCATACAATACTGGTGTGATACCCGGCCAAATCGGCCCGGCACCACTGTCCATTAAGAACCGGAGCTCATTAAGAGCCTGATTCAGGTGTCGCTTCAGTAGCTGAAACTTCATTAGCGGACGATGTCTCGGCCTGGTTTGCGGCCAGTAAGCCTTCCTGCTGTTCCAGCATGGTGTCGAGCTGATCACGGCGCGCGATAAAATTCGCCATATCCTTTTTCGGCACCGAATTTGCCATCGGAATTTTCGCCGTCATCGGATTGACCGGATGTCCGCGTACAATCAACTCATAATGGATATGCGGCCCGGTAACCCGGCCGGTAGCACCCGATAAAGCAATACGTTGACCACGGGTAATCTTCTGGCCTTTGTGAACCAGAATTTTACTCAGGTGCAGATAACGCGTGGTATAGGTACTGCCATGGTTGATCACCACGTACTTACCGGCGTAGGGATGGTTACGGGTCATGACGACCACGCCATCGCCCGTTGCTAAAACCGGTGTACCGGTCGGCGCAGCAAAGTCAGTTCCGTTGTGCGGCGCGATGCGGCCGGTCACCGGATGACGACGCTGCGGATCAAACGGTGAAGACATACGCCACTTGTGAGCACTTGGATAGCGCTGGAAAGCGCGTTGCAGGCTCTCACCATTTTTATCGTAATACTGACCATCTTTGTAAAGATACGCGGTGACTTCATTACTGCGACCCAAAATCTTGATCGCCTGAATCTCACGGTTGCCCGTCAGTTTATCGCCAACGTATTGACGTGACTGCACAACTTCGAACCGGTCACCGGCACGCAAATCACGCCCAAAATTAATTTTATCTTTCAGCAACGTTACTATCTGATCGATATCTGAGCTTCCCAGGCCCAACTGATTTGCCGACTGCGAGAAACTGCCCTGAATTTCACCAATCAACGCAAACTCTTTCCATTTGCCCGGAATTTTAACGTCCTTGAACTCGTAGCCACCATCCGGCGTTCGAGAATACACCGCGCGCTCGACCATGCTGAATTCCAGCTCCATTTTGGCCAGGCTCTTACCATCCTGACCTTTCCAGAAGCGCAAAATATTGCCTGGTTTCAGCGTATCCAGTGCGAGGTAGTTTAAATCGGTTTCCATTACCTTCATCATTTCCTGGTAAGTAAATCCCAGTTGCGTGAAGATAGAGCTCAGATTATCACCAGATTGAATCTCATATTCATAATCCGGATAGACTCGCTGTGAGTCTGCCGAATCAGACAGAATCGACTCCACGATTTGCGATTCTGGAATCGACAATTCGATTGTTCGTGGATACGAAGGACTGTTAAGCGAAGATGAGATGGCTGCCACTGCCAGTAGGGGTAATCCTACAACTGATGCTTTCTTGCGTTTAGAAAGCTCAGAAAATCGTAATATTAGAGACTTCGGTAGCACAATCTAACCCGTGGATAATGTTAAAAGAGCACAAAGAGTAAGTTTTTTTTGGCTAAAAGTCACCTGTAGAGTGTCATACAGTGTCAATCACAGATTAAAAAAGGTTCATCGCGGATTGGCGGGAACTTAAAACAAAAACGGTAGTAAGTGATAAGGTTACATCGCCAAACACAACCTTACACAAACTACCGTTTTCATGCCGAATCATACTTTCCTATCCTCGTTCTGGGAAGGCTTTCATGTCGTAAAGTCTGTACAAACGTCTTCTCTCATCACGATTACTCTCCAACCCAGCACGACTGCTCGATGTTCATGTGGGCAACATGTTCAAGCCATACATGATTATCAGTGGCGCACGATTAAGGAAGCGACGATTCTCGGCGTACCCGTCGAGCTATCCCTACAAACAAGGCGTATAAAGTGCCCTGACTGCGGTATCAAAACCGAATCTATTTCTTGGCTTGAACCTTTTGCTCGCCTGACTAACCGCTTAAGACGTTACATTGAGCAGTTGCTGCCTCTTCTTCCTATCAAACATATCGCCCAGATGACGGGGGTTCATTGGCATACGATTAAGGCGATAGATAAACGTCGGCTACAACATGCGGTGCCAGAGGTTAACTGGGCAGAGCTGAGACAGCTGGTCATGGATGAGTTTGCTCTCTTCAAGGGACATCGTTATGCCACTGTTATCGCGGATGCTAAGACGCATCAAGTGCTTTGGATAGGCGTTGGACGCAGCCGAAAAGATATCCGTCCCTTCTTTGAATTACTCGGTGAGCATGGCCAGAACATAGAAGCGGTTGCAATGGATATGAATACGGCTTTCGACCTCGAAGTGCAGCGACATTGTCCTAACGCCCGCATTGTGTACGATTTATTCCATGTGGTCGCAAAATTTGGTCGGGAAGTGATGGATAGAGTCAGAGTTGACCAAGCTAATCAACTCAAACAGGACAAGAAAGCGCGCCAATGGGTGAAACGTTCACGCTGGGTTCTCCTCAAAAACAGAGGTAATTTAGACAGTAAACAGGAGAGCTATCTGAGTGAGATACTGAGTATGAACAAAGACTTAATGGTGACGTATTTACTTGGCTCTCAGCTAAAAGAGTTATGGAGGTGCGAGTCAGAAAGCGAAGCGGAAGACTTATGGGACGTATGGTGGGAGCAAGTTCAAGAAAGCGGGATCAAGCCGCTTATGGACTTCGCGAGAAAGCTCAAACCGTATCTTCATGGCATCGTTGCTTCTGCAAGCTACCCACTCAATACCTGTACGCTCGAAGGGATAAACAACAAGATAAAGTTAATCAAACGAATGGGCTACGGCTACCGAGATATCGATTACTTTTTTTTAAAGATAAAAGCGGCTTTCCCCGGAAAGCCGCGATGAACCTTAAAAAAGGCACCGTAGTGCCTTGTAAGATTTATGTTAGATTTCACTGATATTATGCTCGTCCACACGGATAGAATGGCGCACTGAACAAGGGGCGACATATCAGCAACGGATAGATTGACTACTGATACGTTTTCACCAGGCAGTTATCTTCACCAAAACCGTTAGGGATGTATTGATCGGCCTCAGCATCATTGACCCACTGCTCAGTATCGAGCAGATAGCGGAACTGATATTCACCATCTTTGGGTAAACGCGTTTTGAATTTAAAGGTGCCGGTTTTGGCCACTTTTTTCATTGGTTCAGGCTGCCAACCAAGAAAATCAGCCACAATTTCAACCTTTGAGGCTTGTGACGGAACTTCCAGCTCAAACGTCACTTCCACTTCATCTTTGGTTTTAAAAAAACGCTTATTAATCATGTCAAAACTCCATTTTTGAAAAAATCATTCCGCTAGCCGACTATAAAACTAACCTGCTGTAGAAAAAGCATCATCTGTAGAAAAGAGAAGCATCTGCAGATAAGAAAATCAGCTCTGCATAAAAGTCATCAGTCATACGTGAAACGAACCAGCCACAGATGTTAGTACGCATCAGCGGCTCTCTGGACACCCGGCAGTTATTGCACAGGCCAGGTACAACGCCTGTGCTGACACTGGCTGTTCATTGTTATTGAATTAACTGATATTTCTGCGATATACCCACCATTATAGACTTAAACTTTGTCGGGACCTCACTCAGAGCCTGATTCTCATCATGAGTCAGCAGAGAAACGTTAAGTTGGTCATCCTTTTGTTCTAATGCCTGCACCACAATACGATCGCCTAACCAAAGACTGTCAGTCATCACCATGCGTTGCCGCTGGGCATCAAACTCAAACAAAGCGAGATAGTACATCAGAGCACTACCCTGATCAGACACCCGGATAATACCGGCATAGCCATACCGCTGAGAGAATTGCTCCAGTTTGAGCACAGTTCGGGTATCGAGCACAACCTCACCACGTTTCCTGACCTGAATCATAACGCCCCAGCACCGCGTGCCGGGCATCATCCCGTTCATTGATCAACGCAAAGGCGAAAGAGCCAGGTACCCCAATGGTCAGCGGGGCGCTGACCTGAAGATTAAACAACTGGCCGACAATCATATCGCGCTCGGCAGGCCGTGCAGGAAACTTGGCCAGGATTTCTTCATCCGACAAAGAGAATCGATATACTCCTGCGGCTACGACCAACACCAGCAACAACAGTGGCGTCAGTAATATTAAAGGAATCGGCAGCCAGCGTTTTCTCATTGTTCTTTCTCCCAAGCGTTATCTTCCAAGCGATTTGCCTCCAAACGTTTTTCCAAACGATTCGACTCCGGGCGGTAGCCTGCAAAAAAGGGCTCTTCATCATTCTGGCCTTGCTCACCACCCCAATACACCACGATTAGCGGGCACTATACCTCAATCTTCACTCCGGGTTGCCGGAGCACAAGCAAAATGTGC contains:
- a CDS encoding peptidoglycan DD-metalloendopeptidase family protein, with product MLPKSLILRFSELSKRKKASVVGLPLLAVAAISSSLNSPSYPRTIELSIPESQIVESILSDSADSQRVYPDYEYEIQSGDNLSSIFTQLGFTYQEMMKVMETDLNYLALDTLKPGNILRFWKGQDGKSLAKMELEFSMVERAVYSRTPDGGYEFKDVKIPGKWKEFALIGEIQGSFSQSANQLGLGSSDIDQIVTLLKDKINFGRDLRAGDRFEVVQSRQYVGDKLTGNREIQAIKILGRSNEVTAYLYKDGQYYDKNGESLQRAFQRYPSAHKWRMSSPFDPQRRHPVTGRIAPHNGTDFAAPTGTPVLATGDGVVVMTRNHPYAGKYVVINHGSTYTTRYLHLSKILVHKGQKITRGQRIALSGATGRVTGPHIHYELIVRGHPVNPMTAKIPMANSVPKKDMANFIARRDQLDTMLEQQEGLLAANQAETSSANEVSATEATPESGS
- a CDS encoding ISL3 family transposase, with product MPNHTFLSSFWEGFHVVKSVQTSSLITITLQPSTTARCSCGQHVQAIHDYQWRTIKEATILGVPVELSLQTRRIKCPDCGIKTESISWLEPFARLTNRLRRYIEQLLPLLPIKHIAQMTGVHWHTIKAIDKRRLQHAVPEVNWAELRQLVMDEFALFKGHRYATVIADAKTHQVLWIGVGRSRKDIRPFFELLGEHGQNIEAVAMDMNTAFDLEVQRHCPNARIVYDLFHVVAKFGREVMDRVRVDQANQLKQDKKARQWVKRSRWVLLKNRGNLDSKQESYLSEILSMNKDLMVTYLLGSQLKELWRCESESEAEDLWDVWWEQVQESGIKPLMDFARKLKPYLHGIVASASYPLNTCTLEGINNKIKLIKRMGYGYRDIDYFFLKIKAAFPGKPR
- a CDS encoding isoamylase early set domain-containing protein: MINKRFFKTKDEVEVTFELEVPSQASKVEIVADFLGWQPEPMKKVAKTGTFKFKTRLPKDGEYQFRYLLDTEQWVNDAEADQYIPNGFGEDNCLVKTYQ